From Ferviditalea candida, one genomic window encodes:
- a CDS encoding CheR family methyltransferase has translation MNRLSFATVLWNLEGDFKLGDLDLDFLHFIKRVKETAGIDLAQYKEAQMKRRLTTLRQKKGYSTFAAFFDAMMKDRELYYEFLDRMTINVSEFWRNPNRWQVVEQTLIPDLLRRNRRLKCWSAACSTGEEPYTLAMILAELKALGDTRITATDIDDGALEKARRGVYIDRAVRDVPPRYRNHYFVENNGTFSVIDMLKNAVTFKKGNLLNDPFDSDFDLIICRNVLIYFTEEAKVNLFHKFSKALKPGGILFVGSTEQIFSPANYGLEQADTFFYRKKIQ, from the coding sequence ATGAACCGGTTAAGCTTCGCAACCGTATTATGGAACTTGGAGGGCGATTTTAAGTTGGGAGATCTGGATCTGGATTTTCTTCACTTCATCAAACGAGTGAAAGAAACCGCGGGCATTGATCTGGCGCAGTACAAGGAAGCGCAAATGAAGCGAAGGCTGACCACGCTTCGGCAAAAAAAGGGGTATTCCACCTTTGCCGCTTTTTTCGACGCCATGATGAAGGACCGGGAATTGTATTACGAATTTTTGGATCGGATGACGATCAACGTTTCGGAATTTTGGAGGAATCCGAACCGGTGGCAGGTGGTGGAGCAAACGCTCATTCCTGATCTTCTGCGGCGCAACCGCCGTCTCAAGTGTTGGAGCGCCGCCTGCTCCACCGGTGAGGAACCCTATACGCTTGCGATGATTTTGGCTGAACTGAAAGCGCTTGGAGACACCCGAATCACCGCAACCGATATTGACGACGGGGCGCTGGAAAAAGCGCGCAGGGGCGTGTATATCGACCGGGCCGTCCGGGATGTACCTCCGCGCTACAGAAATCACTACTTTGTGGAGAATAACGGCACATTCTCCGTGATAGACATGCTCAAAAATGCGGTAACCTTCAAAAAAGGAAATTTGTTGAACGATCCGTTTGACAGCGACTTCGATCTGATCATCTGCCGGAATGTGCTGATCTATTTTACGGAAGAAGCCAAAGTGAATCTTTTTCATAAGTTTTCCAAAGCGCTTAAGCCGGGGGGGATTTTGTTCGTCGGCAGCACGGAGCAAATCTTTTCTCCGGCCAATTACGGCTTGGAGCAGGCTGACACGTTTTTTTACCGGAAAAAGATTCAGTGA
- the ndk gene encoding nucleoside-diphosphate kinase produces MEKTFLLIKPDGVQRGLIGDIVKRFEQKGFQMIACKLMLISREKAELHYAEHKEKPFFGELVDFFTSGPAFAMVWQGDNVIATARQMMGKTNPADAMPGTIRGDYAVHTGMNIIHGSDSPESAEREIANFFAPEEMLSYQRTIQRWI; encoded by the coding sequence ATGGAAAAAACATTCTTGCTGATCAAACCCGACGGTGTCCAAAGAGGTCTGATTGGAGATATCGTCAAACGCTTCGAGCAAAAAGGCTTTCAAATGATCGCCTGCAAGCTGATGCTGATATCGAGAGAAAAAGCGGAATTGCACTATGCAGAGCACAAGGAAAAGCCGTTCTTCGGCGAATTGGTGGATTTTTTCACTTCCGGTCCGGCCTTTGCGATGGTTTGGCAAGGAGATAATGTGATTGCAACCGCCCGCCAGATGATGGGCAAAACGAATCCGGCCGATGCTATGCCCGGCACGATTCGCGGAGATTATGCAGTACATACGGGGATGAATATCATTCATGGATCCGATTCTCCGGAAAGCGCGGAGAGGGAAATAGCCAATTTCTTCGCTCCTGAAGAAATGCTCTCCTACCAAAGAACGATCCAGCGCTGGATTTAA